GTCGCTGGCAATCGCCTGTGTGTAGTCGATGGCCTGCGCAGGCAGGGTGAGAACCGCAAATAAGGCGGCCAACGAACTCAGTAAACGTGGCATGGTGTTAGATCCTTAGAAGCGCATAGAACGAAAAAAGCCCGCATCATCGAAGACGCGGGCTCTAGATTAGCACGTCTGAGCGCGGCCGCCGCAACCCCCTAAGAGCGCGGATGGCGGGCATCGTCTCGTCGTCAAAGTGGGGCGAAAACGGATTCTTCAGCCCGCCACACCAGGCGATGTGCGTTGATTAGCGTGCCGAATGGTTACCGGCGGCGAGTCGTTCCGATCAGCCCCAGGCCAAGCCCCATCAGCAGCAGAATCGATGGCTCGCTGACACTCATTACGTCGCCGTTGATAATGAGGTTTCGAAACGCGAAGGCCTCGCTACCGCCATTGGCTGACGCGGTTAGAAAAATCGACAGCGATGAGCCCGTGCCATCGATCAGACCAGAGAAATTAAGGAACGCGTTGCTCAACGACAGACCTTCAACAGTAAGCGGGTCATTGAGCGTAAAGGTATCGCCGTCTTCGAGCGTGTAGTCTTGGCTCAAGGCCTCATCGGTAATGCCCTCAAACAACATGATTTCGGCACCGCCATCGATGGAGTAACTCCAACTGAAAAAGTCAGAGTTTTCAAAATCGCCCATAGCGGCCATGTCGATCGACATCGACAGATTGCCGGCACCATTGATGTCAAACACCCATTCGGCAGTGACCGGCGCGTTGTTGTCCGAATTGACGGTATCCACCACACCAAAAAACGTGTCCATGTCATCCGCGCCGATAATGCCCTGTGTGTCGGGTGGGAACGAGCCATTGCTATCGTCGACGACGGCAAACGGAATGGACGCTGAGACGCCGCGTTGATAAATCTGGAAACCATCGCCGGCTGAGCCAAAGGCGTCGGTCCATGGGTTGTTGTATTCAGTCAGGTTCTGGCTGCCGCTGTTAACTAAGTCAAATGCGATAATGTCGGCGTTGGTGGTGCCAAGTGCTGATGCGGCAAGTGCCACAAGACCGGCGCGGACGAATGTCTGAACAGGCATGATGGAATCCTTAATCATTGAGTGCGAATCGGTGTCGATGAGGCGCGGACACGGGCCGCTGCCGTTTGACTTAATCTATTCAACAATTGTGCCAATCAGATATTCCTAACCTATTCAGTACACTAGTCAATCTGACGTGCGGGGCGCCGGGGAAAATGTAAAAGCAATCGACAAATTACGGGCTTGTATTTGTGCGTGAGAGGCGAATTGGTGATGGCGCTCTTCGATCGACTGGGCGAGCGAGCGGCCACGCGCGCGAGCGGTTCTACCGGCGTCGCCGTCTGCGTAAGTGCCGAGTCTTATATAAGCTATAAAACACGGCAAGCGGCCAGCAAAAAAACAGCAACAGGAAAAACAAAAGAAAGGAGAACGGGCGTTCGCCTCGTCGTATGGGCATGCCGTAGCGACGGCTGGCGGGCTCGTAGCCCCGCAGCTCCGCGATGGCCGCTTGTTTGAGCAGATTGAGCTGTCCGCTGGCGACGGGGGCTGAGCAATAGCTGCACCGCGGTATGTCCTCATCCGCCAGCGATACGCGAAGACCCACCGGTGCACCGCACGACTCGCAGGCGTCGACCATGACGTATTCGTCGTCAAGTCGACCGTCGGTAATCGTGTCGGTCTTTTTGTTCCACACGTAAAACCCCAACCCACGGGTGTTCAGCAACGTGACGGCTCGTTTGAGTTGTTCGCGTGTGATGTCGCTGTTATCAATCAGCTCGGCTACTTTGATCGATGTGTTGCGATACAGGATGCGCCAAACCGATAACGTGCGCTTTTCGACTTGCCGCACGCGTGCACCGATAAACCAAATTAAAACCGGCGCGATAAACAGAGTAAACGAAAGCGGATGTGTCCGGCCTAGGCTTAGTGCATCGGTAAGGACCAGCACCAAGGCCACGAACGAACCGATCGCACCGATCCGAATAAACCAGTCGTCGATGTGGAAAAAATTGTAGTTTGAATCCGGGGCGGTCACTGCCGTTCCATTTGTCGTGCCGATCAACACAGCATACACGGGATGATCGGATGGCCAAACACTTTACAGTGGTCAAGTTGTTGAATTAACAATTTATATTCGACCGCGTTAAGCGGATCTGTGACGGCAAGGCCTCCACG
This sequence is a window from Pseudomonadota bacterium. Protein-coding genes within it:
- a CDS encoding PEP-CTERM sorting domain-containing protein, which codes for MPVQTFVRAGLVALAASALGTTNADIIAFDLVNSGSQNLTEYNNPWTDAFGSAGDGFQIYQRGVSASIPFAVVDDSNGSFPPDTQGIIGADDMDTFFGVVDTVNSDNNAPVTAEWVFDINGAGNLSMSIDMAAMGDFENSDFFSWSYSIDGGAEIMLFEGITDEALSQDYTLEDGDTFTLNDPLTVEGLSLSNAFLNFSGLIDGTGSSLSIFLTASANGGSEAFAFRNLIINGDVMSVSEPSILLLMGLGLGLIGTTRRR